In one window of Nicotiana tabacum cultivar K326 chromosome 12, ASM71507v2, whole genome shotgun sequence DNA:
- the LOC142167356 gene encoding uncharacterized protein LOC142167356: protein MANNQNTRPAGALPSYTEKNPQVNTVTLRNGRELVEVSKKKKEQSRLKEERVPKPVEVDERNKTEPEQRSESVPPPFPQRLRKKNDDHMFHKFLDMLKQIHLNIPLVDMLHEVPKYAKYIKEIVANKRRLTEFETVALTEECTSRIQHKLPQKLKDPGSFTIPVRIGEFDVGRALCDLGASINLMPLLVFKKLGLGAPRPTTVMLQLADRSYVYPEG, encoded by the coding sequence ATGGCTAACAATCAGAATACTAGACCTGCTGGAGCTCTCCCAAGTTATACAGAGAAAAATCCTCAAGTCAATACAGTGACGTTGAGAAATGGGAGAGAGTTGGTAGAAGTGtctaagaagaaaaaggaacAATCTAGGCTCAAAGAAGAAAGAGTGCCAAAACCTGTAGAGGTAGATGAGAGAAACAAAACAGAGCCTGAGCAAAGATCAGAGAGTGTGCCACCCCCTTTTCCTCAAAGATTAAGAAAGAAGAATGATGACCATATGTTTCACAAATTCCTAGATATGTTGAAGCAGATACATTTGAACATCCCTCTGGTGGACATGCTCCATGAGGTCccaaaatatgcaaaatatattaaggagatagtggcAAATAAAAGGAGGTTAACTGAGTTTGAGACCGtagcacttactgaggagtgcacttccagGATTCAACATAAGCttccacaaaagcttaaggatccggGTAGTTTTACCATCCCCGTGAGGATTGGTGAATTTGATGTGGGTAgagccttgtgtgatttgggtgcaagtatCAATCTGATGCCGTTGTTAGTGTTCAAAAAATTGGGGTTAGGAGCTCCGAGACCCACCACGGTGATGCTACAGTTAGCTGATAGATCTTATGTTTATCCTGAGGGGTAA
- the LOC107828902 gene encoding uncharacterized protein LOC107828902, translated as MAEMDLLLIIKSVPSLIEQLGKALNDLESHEDASMDKGLLKDIERHFRDLEASAVNKSLELESREKAFKEQESDAHLLITSREADIAAREQNLWDQLQELKDAAVSAIAAARGDHQLASLEHTDIEDSKDIEVNSSLGGTNGLHTGSEVKSSGRAGENADGVSDKVKPRPELTQLCEKMDAEGLLHYIMESKKSMTSISEELSVALEGASEPGRLVLASLEFFYSNDESNSKAEESRNANHSLRQACVVCMEAIATLLAKAKPGADHLLYPEIKQQAKVIADEWKPKLATAGTDAANQASLETGAFLQLLATFRIASEFDEEELCKFVLAVAHNRQGPELCRSLGLADKMPGIIEALIHNEKQIDAARFIHTFKLTERFPLVPLLKGYLRDLRRNAQGKGGNSGNREELAAVRAVVRCIRDYKLEAEYPLDPLQRRVGQLEKAISNDKSKSNDKRRHSGSAKHQQFKKPRPSGGTHGSTRPANVPSRQPPSVLIERVAAYNPSRQVPSGLVERATYAGLSDKYTHLSTSYDYQAPSQAAYPQQSYEQRSYYYPADDGTTATSYAPSLPYSYGNYAGSGMPVADERITANSYTTDLSSSYGNYVPTAHQSYVQKE; from the exons ATGGCTGAGATGGATCTTCTTTTGATAATCAAAAGTGTACCATCCCTGATTGAACAATTGGGGAAGGCATTAAATGATCTTGAATCTCACGAAGATGCCTCCATGGATAAGGGTTTACTCAAGGATATTGAAAGACACTTCCGGGATCTGGAGGCCTCAGCAGTGAACAAATCTTTGGAACTGGAAAGTAGAGAGAAAGCCTTTAAGGAACAAGAATCTGATGCACATCTGCTGATTACTTCACGAGAGGCAGATATAGCTGCTAGGGAGCAAAATTTGTGGGATCAGTTGCAGGAACTTAAAGATGCTGCAGTTTCTGCAATTGCTGCAGCACGGGGAGATCATCAATTGGCATCTTTAGAGCATACAGATATAGAGGACAGCAAAGACATTGAGGTAAACAGCTCTCTTGGTGGAACAAATGGACTTCATACTGGCTCAGAGGTAAAATCCTCTGGTAGAGCTGGTGAAAATGCTGATGGTGTTTCTGACAAGGTCAAACCTCGACCAGAACTGACACAATTATGTGAGAAGATGGATGCAGAAGGACTTCTGCATTATATCATGGAGAGTAAAAAGAGTATGACCTCAATTTCTGAGGAACTCTCCGTTGCCCTTGAAGGTGCAAGTGAACCAGGCCGTTTGGTACTGGCTTCACTTGAGTTCTTCTACTCTAATGATGAATCTAACTCTAAAGCTGAGGAAAGCAGAAATGCTAACCATAGCTTGCGTCAAGCCTGCGTTGTTTGTATGGAAGCCATAGCCACCTTGTTGGCGAAAGCTAAACCAGGTGCTGATCACCTTCTGTACCCAGAAATTAAGCAGCAAGCCAAGGTCATTGCTGATGAATGGAAGCCTAAGTTGGCTACTGCAGGCACTGATGCTGCCAATCAAGCTTCATTGGAAACCGGGGCATTTTTGCAGCTCCTTGCAACTTTTAGGATTGCTTCAGAGTTTGATGAAGAAGAGCTCTGCAAGTTTGTTCTTGCAGTGGCTCACAATAGGCAGGGGCCTGAGCTCTGCCGTTCTCTTGGCTTAGCAGACAAAATGCCAG GTATCATTGAAGCATTGATTCATAATGAGAAGCAAATCGATGCTGCTCGTTTTATTCATACCTTCAAGCTGACTGAAAGATTCCCCCTTGTCCCGCTCCTGAAAGGCTATTTGAGGGACTTGAGACGTAACGCACAAGGGAAGGGAGGTAACTCGGGAAACAGAGAG GAACTTGCAGCTGTTAGGGCAGTGGTACGGTGTATTAGAGATTACAAGCTTGAAGCAGAATATCCACTTGATCCACTACAAAGAAGGGTTGGTCAGCTGGAAAAAGCCATTTCTAATGACAAATCCAAGTCTAATGATAAGAGAAGACATTCTGGATCAGCTAAACATCAGCAATTCAAGAAACCACGGCCAAGTGGAGGAACACATGGATCTACCAGACCTGCTAACGTTCCTAGCAGACAGCCCCCCTCTGTTTTAATAGAGAGAGTGGCCGCTTATAATCCAAGCAGACAGGTCCCCTCTGGTTTAGTTGAGAGAGCAACTTATGCAGGATTGTCCGATAAGTACACTCATCTTAGTACATCTTATGATTATCAAGCTCCAAGTCAGGCTGCATATCCCCAGCAATCCTATGAGCAGAGATCATATTACTATCCAGCTGatgacggaactactgcaacttcttATGCACCTTCTCTGCCATATAGTTATGGAAATTACGCAGGCAGCGGAATGCCAGTAGCAGATGAGAGAATTACTGCAAATTCTTATACAACAGATCTGTCATCTAGCTATGGCAATTATGTGCCAACAGCACATCAATCCTACGTGCAGAAGGAGTAG
- the LOC142167357 gene encoding uncharacterized protein LOC142167357 has translation MGEANVICDGPFVPTKTIGDPAVTVPKTRKEFNDTDRKAIEKNFRAKQILVFGIGPDEYNRISTCQSAKEIFEALQIAYEGTTQVKLSNIDILTTEYELFRMKDDESIQDMHTRFTSIRNEIHSLGEIIPRNKLVRKILSVLPSSWESKVNDITGAKDLQKLTIDKLFGNLKTKYIADNIVKEALAAWGDSSSESDKDDDKGYSSMMAVESEATEYDSNFALMAQSDDDEDDADKGAVKGSSQQWYMDRVGRIGKSLSHSIENVYYVNELKYSLLSVSKICDNGNKVEFVSKICTVINLVTGEMVLVVKQYKNIYVTDFESLQNGDLSTLSAVDDDAELWHRRLGHTSFMLLNKLFKKDLVRGLPNSSFKNHKVHDACVKGKQFGSSSKDETFEVLVAFVKRIQVKMSHNVVSIRTDHGTEFDNATFDEFCVENGISHNLLAPRTPK, from the exons atgggagaagct AATGTTATATGCGATGGACCCTTTGTCCCTACGAAGACCATTGGTGACCCAGCAGTAACAGTTcctaaaacaagaaaagaattcAATGATACTGATCGCAAGGCCATAGAGAAGAACTTCCGAGCAAAACAAATTCTCGTCTTTGGTATTGGACCAGATGAATACAATAGGATATCAACATGTCAATCTGCTAAGGAGATCTTCGAAGCTCTCCAAATAGCTTATGAAGGGACAACTCAAGTCAAGCTGTCAAATATTGACATACTTACCACAGAGTacgagctcttcaggatgaaggacgACGAGTCCATCCAGGACATGCACACTCGCTTCACCTCCATCAGGAACGAGATCCATTCTCTGGGAGAAATTATTCCAAGGAACAAATTAGTCAGGAAAATACTTAGTGTATTACCCAGTTCCTGGGAAAGCAAAGTAAATGATATCACAGGGGCAAAGGATCTACAAAAGCTGACCATCGATAAGCTCTTTGGAAATCTGAAGAC aaaatatattgcCGACAACATTGTAAAagaagctcttgctgcatggggagactcctccagtgaATCTGACAAAGATGATGACAAGGGTTACAGCTCCATGATGGCAGTAGAAAGTGAAGCAACTGAATATGACTCTAACTTTGCCCTGATGGCAcaatctgatgatgatgaagatgatgccGATAAG GGAGCTGTGAAAGGGAGTAGCCaacaatggtacatggata GAGTTGGAAGGATTGGGAAGTCTCTTTCTCActcaattgaaaatgtgtactacgtGAATGAGTTAAAGTACAGCTTGCTAAGTGTCTCCAAAATCTGTGACAATGGAAAtaaggtggaatttgtgtcaaaAATATGCACGGTCATAAATCTTGTGACTGGTGAAATGGTTTTGGTGGTCAAACAatacaaaaatatctatgttACTGACTTTGAATCTCTGCAAAATGGAGATCTCAGTACTCTAAGTGCTGtagatgatgatgctgaactatggcacCGAAGATTGGGTCATACAAGCTTTATGTTGCTGAACAAGTTGttcaagaaggacctggttcgtggccTGCCCAACTCAAGCttcaagaatcacaaagtgcatgatgcatgtgtaaaaggaAAGCAATTCGGATCTTC ATCCAAGGATGAAACATTTGAAGTATTAGTTGCATTTGTTAAAAGGATCCAAGTGAAGATGAGCCATAATGTTGTGAGTATAAGAACTGATCATGGTACAGAATTCGACAATGCAACGTTCGACGAGTTTTGTGTTGAAAATGGTATCAGTCACAATCTTTTAGCTCCAAGAACACCTAAATAA